CCACCCCGCTTCCGCATCCGGCCGAAGGCGTCCCACCCATCTCGGTGAGCGTGTACGAAATCGAGGCCGCGGCGGCGCGGCTGGACCGCGGGCGCGGACCGTTCGCGGTGGACGCCGAGCGGGCATCGGGTTTCCGCTATTCCAACCGGGCCTACCTGATCCAGATCCGCCGGGCCGGCTCCGGCACCGTGCTGATCGACCCGGTGAGCCACGGCCGCGACCCGCTCGAGGCCCTGCGGCCGGTGGCCGAGGTGCTGGGCTCCGACGAATGGATCCTGCACTCGGCCGATCAGGACCTGCCCTGTCTGGCCGAAGTGGGCATGCGGCCGCCGGCGCTGTATGACACCGAGCTCGCCGGACGGCTGGCCGGATTCGAACGCGTGAACCTGGCCACCATGGTCGAGCGGCTGCTGGGTTTCGGGCTGGCCAAGGGCCACGGCGCCGCCGACTGGTCCAAGCGGCCTCTGCCCGCCGATTGGCTCAACTACGCCGCCCTGGATGTGGAACTGCTCATCGAGATGCGGCAGGCGATCGCGGAGGTCCTCGCCGGGCAGGGCAAAACCGATTGGGCCGCACAGGAATTCGATTACCTGCGGGACGCGGGCACGAAGGATCCGGGCGCCGCCGTGCGGCCGGACCGGTGGCGGCGAACGTCGGGGATCCACAAGGTGCGCGATCAGCGTGGCCTGGCCGCGGTCCGCGAATTGTGGTTGACCCGCGACCGGATCGCGCAGCGCCGCGACATCGCGCCGCGGCGCATCCTTCCCGACTCGGCGATCATCGACGCCGCGCTGGCCAACCCGATGACCGTCGAGGAACTGGTCGCGCTGCCCGTGTTCGGTGGGCGCAATCAGCGCCGCAGCGCCGCGACGTGGCTGGCGGCGCTGGACGCCGCGCGGCAGAACAAGAATCCGCCCGTGGACGCCGAACCGCCGAACGGGCCGCCGCCCCCGGCGCGGTGGAGCCGGCGCAAACCGGAGGCGGCCGCGCGGCTCGAGGCCGCGCGGGCGGCACTGTCGGAGGTGTCGGAGCGGGTGCACGTCCCCACCGAGAACCTGGTCTCGCCGGATCTGGTGCGACGGCTGTGCTGGGACTGGGAGGCCGCCCCGGATCCCTTCGAGGCCGTCGAGGCGTTTCTGCGGGCCGGGCAGGCCAGGCCCTGGCAGCGCGAATTGGTGGATCCCGCTCTGGCCCGCGCGCTGCAGGCGCCAGAAGACACCGATTAACGTCGCGGATTAACTTCGGGGCCGACGCCGAACGTGCAACCACTGCGAGAAATCGCGCTCCGAATCGCACTGAGTACACGTTCGGCGAAAGACCCGAGAGGGCAGGCGCCGAAGTCGAGTCAGTCCAGGTGCTCGCGGATCTCGGCTTCGGCCTCGCTGCTGCCCAGCGCGGCGACCCACCCGGTGATGCGGCGTGCCACGTCCTGATCGGTCAGCGTCAGGTCCGCCAGCAGCTCGCCCCGGGAGGCATGCTCGTAGAACCGCTGCGGCAGGCCGACATCGCGGCAGGGAACGTCGATCTCGGCGTGGCGCAGCGCGGCCGACACCGCCGAGCCCACCCCGCCGTTGACCCCGTTGTCCTCGCAGGTGACGACCAACTTGTGCCGCCCCGCCAGGTCGAGAAGCTGGTCGGAGACGGGCAGCACCCACCGCGGGTCGATGACCGTGACGCCGATCCCCTGATCCTGCAACCGCTTGGCCACCGCCAGCGTCATCCGCGCGAACGGCCCGACCCCCACCAGCAGCACGTCGTGGTTGCATCCACTGGCCGGCACGGCGAGCACATCGACACCCGAGATGCCCGACCCGAGGCGCTCGATCGCCGGAATGTCCTCGCCCACATCGCCTTTGGGGAAGCGCAGCGCCGTCGGCCCGTCGTCGACCTCGAGCGCCTCGCCGAGTTCCTCGCGCAACCGGGTGGCGTCGCGGGGGGCGGCCACCCGTATGCCGGGCACGATGCCCAGCAGCGACAGGTCCCACATCCCGTTGTGGCTGGCGCCGTCCGAACCGGTGATCCCGGCCCGGTCCAGCACCATGGTGACGGGCAGCCGGTGCAGCGCCACGTCCATCATGATCTGGTCGAAGGCGCGGTTGAGGAACGTCGAATAGATGGCCACCACTGGGTGCATCCCGCCCATGGCGAGGCCGGCCGCCGACGTCATCGCGTGCTGCTCGGCGATGCCGACATCGAACAGGCGGTCCGGGAACTGCTGCCCGAACGGCGTCAGCCCGGTGGGGCCGGGCATGGCCGCGGTGATGGCCACGACGTCGCGGCGCTTGCGGGCGTAGCCGATGAGCGCATCGGAGAAGGTCGCCGTCCAGCCCGGGCCCGCGACGCTGGTCGCCTGGCCGGTCAGAGGATCGATCACCCCGCACGAATGCATCTGCTCGGCTTCGTCGTCCTCGGCGGGCGCGTAGCCCATCCCCTTGCGGGTCACCACGTGCACGATCACCGGGCGCCCGAAGCCGCGGGCATGGCGCAGCGCGGCCTCCACCGCGCGTTCGTCGTGGCCGTCGACGGGGCCCACGTACTTCAGCCCCAGGTCGGTGAACAGCAGCTGCGGCGACAACGAGTCCTTGATGCCGGCCTTGACGCTGTGCATGACGCGGTAGGCCAGCCTGCCGACCAGCGGCAGCGCCCGCAGCGCGTCGCGGCCCCGTTCCAGGGCCTGCTCGTACACCGGTTGCAGGCGCAACGTGGCGAGATGGTCGGCCACACCGCCGATCGTCGGGGCGTAGCTGCGGCCGTTGTCGTTGACGACGATGATCACCGGGCGGCCCGAGGCGGCGATGTTGTTCAGCGCCTCCCAGCACATGCCGCCGGTCAGCGCCCCGTCGCCGACCACCGCGACCACGTGCCGATTGCGGTGCCCGCTCAGCTCGAAGGCCTTGGCCAACCCGTCGGCGTAGGACAGCGCGGCGCTGGCATGGCTGGACTCCACCCAGTCGTGCTCGCTCTCGGCGCGCGACGGATAACCGGACAGCCCACCCTTTTTGCGCAGGGTTTCGAACTCGTGGGAACGCCCCGTCAGCATCTTGTGGACGTAGGCCTGATGGCCGGTGTCGAAGATGATCGGATCGTGCGGCGAGTCGAACACCCGGTGCAGCGCGAGGGTCAGTTCGACCACGCCGAGATTGGGCCCGAGGTGTCCCCCGGTGGCAGCGACCTTGTGAATCAGGAACTCGCGAATCTCGGCGGCCAATTCGCGGAGCTGATGCGCAGAAAGGTGCTGCAGATCAGCGGGCCCGCGGATCTGTTCCAGCATCCCGTCAGTCTACGCAGCCGGCGCCGCGGCGCACGGACGGCGAGTTGCGAGTTCCACCCGTGATCGCCGTGGCCGCGCCTTTGGTAGCGTCAATGCGCGGTGAGCCGGGAAGCCTGGTCGGCACTTCTACTTCCGACCCAGGAGCACGCCATGAGCATCGAGGCCGCCGCACCATCCACTCCCCGCGGACGTATCGTCGCAGTGTGCGCGCCGAGCAGATCGCCGAGGACTTCCCCGTCGTCAACATCGACGCGGACGCGCTGGAAGCCGCCCGGATGCTGGCCAAGCACCGGCTGCCCGGGCTGTTGGTCACCGACGGTTCGGGGCGCCCCTACGCGGTGCTGCCCGCCTCCCAGGTCGTCCGCTTCATCGTGCCGCGTTACGTGCAGGACGACCCGTCGCTGGCCGGCGTGCTCAACGAATCGACCGCCGACCGCTGCGCGGAAAAATTGAGCGGCAAGAAGGTGCGCGACGTGTTGCCCGACCATCTGGTCGACGTGCCCCCGGCCCACGCCGACGACACCATCATCGAAGTGGCCGCGCTCATGGCGCGACTGCGCAGCCCGCTCGTCGCGGTGGTCAAGGACGGCGGACTGGTCGGGGTGATCACGGCATCGCGGGTGCTCGCCGCCGCGCTGAAAACCTGATGCCCCAGGCACATCGATGAGCTTCATCGCGATCCTGGTCTTCGTGGTCGCCTATGTCCTGATCGCCAGCGACCGCGTCAACAAAACATTCGTGGCCCTCGCCGGCGCCGCGATCGTGGTCACCCTGCCGATCATCCGATCCGACGACGTCTTCTACTCGCACGAAACCGGAATCGATTGGGACGTCATCTTTTTGCTGCTCGGCATGATGATCATCGTCAGCGTGCTGCGGCAGACCGGCGTGTTCGAGTACGTGGCGATCTGGTCGGCCAAACGCGCCCGCGGCTCCCCGTTGCGCGTCATGATCCTGCTGGCCCTGGTGACCGCGATCGCCTCAGCCCTGCTCGACAACGTCACCACCGTGTTGCTGGTCGCCCCGGTGACGCTGTTGGTGTGCGAACGACTGGCGATCAACGCGGCGCCGTTTCTGATGGCCGAAGTGTTCGCATCGAATGTCGGCGGCGCGGCAACGTTGGTGGGCGATCCGCCCAACATCATCATCGCCAGCAGGGCCGGTCTGACGTTCAACGACTTTCTCGTTCATCTGGCGCCGATCGTGGTCATCGTCCTCGGCGTCCTGATGGTGTTGTTGCCGCGCCTTTTTCCCGGGGCGTTCAGCGTCGACCCCGATCGGGTTGCCGACGTGATGTCGCTGGAGGAAAAGGAGGCCATCCGCGACCCCCGGCTGCTCGTCACGTGCGGGATCGTCTTGCTGGCGGTGTTCACCGCGTTCATCGCGCACTCGCCGCTGCATATGGAACCCTCCATGGTGGCGCTGCTGGGCGCCGGGATCCTGGTCGTGGCGTCACGACTCAAGCCGTCCGATTACCTGTCCAGCGTGGAGTGGGACACGCTGCTGTTCTTCGCCGGCCTGTTCATCATGGTCGGCGCGCTGGTGAAGACGGGAGTCGTCAAAGAGCTTGCCCGCGTGCTGATCTCCGCCAGCGGAGGTA
The sequence above is drawn from the Mycobacterium marseillense genome and encodes:
- a CDS encoding ribonuclease D — translated: MGEPSPDGPGSSAPGSSEPAPTPLPHPAEGVPPISVSVYEIEAAAARLDRGRGPFAVDAERASGFRYSNRAYLIQIRRAGSGTVLIDPVSHGRDPLEALRPVAEVLGSDEWILHSADQDLPCLAEVGMRPPALYDTELAGRLAGFERVNLATMVERLLGFGLAKGHGAADWSKRPLPADWLNYAALDVELLIEMRQAIAEVLAGQGKTDWAAQEFDYLRDAGTKDPGAAVRPDRWRRTSGIHKVRDQRGLAAVRELWLTRDRIAQRRDIAPRRILPDSAIIDAALANPMTVEELVALPVFGGRNQRRSAATWLAALDAARQNKNPPVDAEPPNGPPPPARWSRRKPEAAARLEAARAALSEVSERVHVPTENLVSPDLVRRLCWDWEAAPDPFEAVEAFLRAGQARPWQRELVDPALARALQAPEDTD
- the dxs gene encoding 1-deoxy-D-xylulose-5-phosphate synthase, with amino-acid sequence MLEQIRGPADLQHLSAHQLRELAAEIREFLIHKVAATGGHLGPNLGVVELTLALHRVFDSPHDPIIFDTGHQAYVHKMLTGRSHEFETLRKKGGLSGYPSRAESEHDWVESSHASAALSYADGLAKAFELSGHRNRHVVAVVGDGALTGGMCWEALNNIAASGRPVIIVVNDNGRSYAPTIGGVADHLATLRLQPVYEQALERGRDALRALPLVGRLAYRVMHSVKAGIKDSLSPQLLFTDLGLKYVGPVDGHDERAVEAALRHARGFGRPVIVHVVTRKGMGYAPAEDDEAEQMHSCGVIDPLTGQATSVAGPGWTATFSDALIGYARKRRDVVAITAAMPGPTGLTPFGQQFPDRLFDVGIAEQHAMTSAAGLAMGGMHPVVAIYSTFLNRAFDQIMMDVALHRLPVTMVLDRAGITGSDGASHNGMWDLSLLGIVPGIRVAAPRDATRLREELGEALEVDDGPTALRFPKGDVGEDIPAIERLGSGISGVDVLAVPASGCNHDVLLVGVGPFARMTLAVAKRLQDQGIGVTVIDPRWVLPVSDQLLDLAGRHKLVVTCEDNGVNGGVGSAVSAALRHAEIDVPCRDVGLPQRFYEHASRGELLADLTLTDQDVARRITGWVAALGSSEAEAEIREHLD
- a CDS encoding CBS domain-containing protein, giving the protein MRAEQIAEDFPVVNIDADALEAARMLAKHRLPGLLVTDGSGRPYAVLPASQVVRFIVPRYVQDDPSLAGVLNESTADRCAEKLSGKKVRDVLPDHLVDVPPAHADDTIIEVAALMARLRSPLVAVVKDGGLVGVITASRVLAAALKT
- a CDS encoding SLC13 family permease, which produces MSFIAILVFVVAYVLIASDRVNKTFVALAGAAIVVTLPIIRSDDVFYSHETGIDWDVIFLLLGMMIIVSVLRQTGVFEYVAIWSAKRARGSPLRVMILLALVTAIASALLDNVTTVLLVAPVTLLVCERLAINAAPFLMAEVFASNVGGAATLVGDPPNIIIASRAGLTFNDFLVHLAPIVVIVLGVLMVLLPRLFPGAFSVDPDRVADVMSLEEKEAIRDPRLLVTCGIVLLAVFTAFIAHSPLHMEPSMVALLGAGILVVASRLKPSDYLSSVEWDTLLFFAGLFIMVGALVKTGVVKELARVLISASGGNTLAATMIILVASAVISGVVDNVPYAATMAPVVADLVPALTDHANPGALWWSLALGTDFGGNLTAIGASANIVMLGIAHRSDNPISFWEFTRKGALVTAVTIALAALYVWLRYFVMG